The region GCACGGCGCCGCAATACAGGCTGCCGCCGAACATGGTGCTCTTGTGATTGACGTTGGCGTCCAGCGGCAAGTGCAGGCGCAGTTGCTGGTCGTGCCAGTCGAGCACCTTGAGGCCCATGTCCCGGGTGAGCGGGATGTCGTGGTGCAGGATTGATTCCAGATAACGACTGTCGCGATTCATGCATAGCCTCTGCGGTTGGATTCAATCAAGGTCGTCGGTTTGGCTGCTGGGGCCACCGTCGGCGAAATTCAGGCCGTGTTTACGCAGCTTGTCGTGTAGGGTCTTGCGCGGAATGCCCAAGGCCTCGGCGAGGCTGCGCACCGAGCTGTGAGAGCGCGCCAGTTCGGCGGCAATCAGGGTTTTTTCGAAGTTTTCCACCTGCTCGCTCAGGCCACCGCTAACCACTTCCACCGTGGTGCTGACGCCGCCCTGCGGCGCGCTGTTGTCCAGTTCCAGTTCCAGTCCCAGGGCAAAGCGTTCGGCGGCGTTTTGCAGTTCGCGCACGTTGCCCGGCCAGGCGTGACGCAGCAACAGCGCCCGTTGCCCCGGCTGCAGTTCGTGGGGCGGTAAACCGTGGCGGGTGCTGGCTTCGTCGGCGAAATGCTGGAACAGCACCAGTGCATCTTCGCCACGTTCGCGCAGCGGTGGAATGCGCAGCGGTGCGACGTTCAGCCGGTAATACAAGTCGGCCCGGAAGCGCCCTTGATCGGCGGCCTGGCGCAGGTCTTCCTTGGTGGCGGCGATGACGCGGATGTCCAACGGGATCAGTTGATTGCCGCCGAGACGTTCGACCACGCGCTCCTGCAACATGCGCAGCAGTTTCACTTGCACATCCAGGGTCATGCTTTCGATTTCATCGAGGAACAACGTGCCGCCATTGGCGAATTCGAACTTGCCGATGCGGCGTTTTTGCGCGCCGGTAAACGCGCCGGGCTCGTGACCGAACAGCTCGCTTTCCACCACCGATTCGGCCAGCGCCCCGGCGTTGATCGCCACGAACGGGCCGTTACGACGACTCGACAAGTCGTGCAGCGCCCGGGCCACCACTTCTTTACCGGCACCGGTTTCACCGAGTATCAACACGTCGGCCCTGGTCGCCGCCAGTGCACCGATTTGCTCGCGCAAACGCAGCATCGGCGCCGATTGCCCGACCAGTCGGGCGCTCAATTCATTGCGGTCGCTCAGGGCCAGGCGCAGGCTGCGGTTGTCCAGTACCAGCCGGCGCAAGGCCAGGGCGCGGCGCACGCTGTCGAGCAGGGCGTCGCTGGCGAAAGGTTTTTCCAGAAAGTCATAGGCCCCGGCGCGCATCGCTTGCACGGCCAGCGGAACATCGCCGTGGCCGGTGATCAGCAGCACCGGTAGCTCCGGGTCTTGGGCGTGGAGTTCGCTCAGCAACTCGAGGCCGTCCATGCCCGGCATTCGGATGTCACTGACCACAACGCCCGGCCAGTCGCGCTCCAGTTGCCCGGCCAGGCCCTTGGCTTCGGCCAGCGGCAGGATCTTCAGGCCGGCCAGGTCCAGGGTCTGGCTCAAGGCCTGGCGCAAGTGCGGATCATCGTCGATCAACACGACCTGGATGCGGTTATCGATGGTCATGCACTTCGGTCCTCGGACGGTTGCAGGCTCACGCCGGGTGCGCCTGCGCGTAGCTTCAAGGTAATCAGGGCGCCGCCCTCCTTATGGTTGGCGAACGACAGTTCACCACCGAAGGCGCGCATCAGGGTGTCGCAGATCGCCAGCCCCAGCCCAAGACCCTGAGTGCGGGTCTTTGTGGTGTAGAAGGGCTCGCCGGCGCGACCCAGCGCTTCCAGGCAAAACCCGGGGCCGTTGTCGCGAATGTACAGGTTGACGCCGTCGGCGGTGGATTGGGCACTCAGCCAGAGTTTGCGCGGCGGACCTTTTTCGGTCAGGGCGTCGAGGGCGTTGGCCAATAGGTTGCCGAGCACCTGACGCAATCGGGTTTCCCCGGCCTCGACCCACAGCGTGGCGGCTGGCAGGTCACGGATCAGCTCGACTTCCATGCTCCGTCGACGCTTGGCCAGTAACGCCAGGGCGTCATCCAGCGCTGGTTGCAGGGCGACGCTTTCCGGGGCGTGGCGATCGCGGCGAGCGAAGGCGCGCAGGTGCGCAATGATCGAGGCCATGCGCCCGGTCAGTTCACTGATCAGCTTGAGGTTGCCGCGGGCATCGTCGGTGCGCTGATGATCGAGTAACACTTCGGCGTTTTCTGCGTAGCTGCGGATCGCCGCCAGCGGTTGATTGAGTTCGTGGCTGATGCTCGCCGACATCGTCCCCAGTGCCGACAGCTTGCCGGCCTGTACCAAGTCATCCTGGGCGCGCACCAGTTCTTGCTGGGCGTGTTCGCGTTCCAGCACTTCCTGTTTCAGGCGTCGGTTGAGGCCTTCAAGGTCGCTGGTGCGCTCGGCCACCCGGTCTTCGAGTTCGCGGCGGGCCTTGGCTTCGAAGGCGATCCGCTCCAGATAATGGCGGCGGCGCTGCATCATCAGACCGAGCAACAGCATCAATACCAGCAGCGTCGCGCCACCGATGGCCACGACCGTGCGCACCGGGCGGTCGATCAGGGTGCGGGGCGCAAGGATGCTGACGCTCCAGCCGGTTTCCTCGATCCGCTGGGTCTGGGTTAACCAAGCGTTGGTGTTGAGCTTCAACGGCCTGGAATCGCGGGTCGGGTAGGGTTGGATCGCGGTGATGGCTTTGTTCTCTTCATCACTCAAGTCGCGGGTGGAGCGAAAACGCCACTCGGGCCGCGACGTGAGAATGACCACGCCGTTGTGATCGGTCAGCAGCAGTTGTTCGGGGGTTTTGCCCCAGAGGCTTTCGGTGTGATCGAGATCGACCTTGACCACCAGCACGCCGACGACTTTCTCACCCTCGCGTACGGCGGCAGCGAAGAAGTAACCACGTTTGGCCGAGGTGGTGCCCAGCCCGAAAAAGCGCCCGAGCCGCCCGGCCATGGCTTCGCTGAAGTACGGCCGGAAGGAAAAATTACGCCCGACGAAACTGTCGTGTTTGTCCCAGTTTGAGGCCGCCAGTGTCTTGCCGGTGGTGTCCATCAGGTACATGACTTCGGCGCCGGTCTGGGCGCTGATGTTTTTCAGCAAGCGGTTGGCGTTGCCCTGAGTGACGCCATCGTCGGGCGCGCCCAGTACGGCGCGCAGGGCGGGCAGGTCGCCGAGAATCTGTGGCAGTACTTCATAGCGGTGCAGGGTGCCCAGCAGGTTGGCGACGTAGAGGTCGAGGGTCTGACGGTTCTGCCCGGCCAGCTCGCTACGGTAGTAACGCTCGGCCAGATGCTGCAGCGGCCACAGCAACGGCGCCAGGCACAGCGCGAGCAGGGCCAGGCTGCGCCAGCGGGGTCTGCGGGGGAGGGTTGGAGTCATGAGCATCTAGCGCCTGGGGGGACAGGCGCATTATGCCTAGGGTTGCGGGCGCAGTCTGCGTAACCGGGGCCGGCGTGCTGTTGAAA is a window of Pseudomonas sp. 10S4 DNA encoding:
- a CDS encoding sigma-54-dependent transcriptional regulator; this translates as MTIDNRIQVVLIDDDPHLRQALSQTLDLAGLKILPLAEAKGLAGQLERDWPGVVVSDIRMPGMDGLELLSELHAQDPELPVLLITGHGDVPLAVQAMRAGAYDFLEKPFASDALLDSVRRALALRRLVLDNRSLRLALSDRNELSARLVGQSAPMLRLREQIGALAATRADVLILGETGAGKEVVARALHDLSSRRNGPFVAINAGALAESVVESELFGHEPGAFTGAQKRRIGKFEFANGGTLFLDEIESMTLDVQVKLLRMLQERVVERLGGNQLIPLDIRVIAATKEDLRQAADQGRFRADLYYRLNVAPLRIPPLRERGEDALVLFQHFADEASTRHGLPPHELQPGQRALLLRHAWPGNVRELQNAAERFALGLELELDNSAPQGGVSTTVEVVSGGLSEQVENFEKTLIAAELARSHSSVRSLAEALGIPRKTLHDKLRKHGLNFADGGPSSQTDDLD
- a CDS encoding sensor histidine kinase codes for the protein MTPTLPRRPRWRSLALLALCLAPLLWPLQHLAERYYRSELAGQNRQTLDLYVANLLGTLHRYEVLPQILGDLPALRAVLGAPDDGVTQGNANRLLKNISAQTGAEVMYLMDTTGKTLAASNWDKHDSFVGRNFSFRPYFSEAMAGRLGRFFGLGTTSAKRGYFFAAAVREGEKVVGVLVVKVDLDHTESLWGKTPEQLLLTDHNGVVILTSRPEWRFRSTRDLSDEENKAITAIQPYPTRDSRPLKLNTNAWLTQTQRIEETGWSVSILAPRTLIDRPVRTVVAIGGATLLVLMLLLGLMMQRRRHYLERIAFEAKARRELEDRVAERTSDLEGLNRRLKQEVLEREHAQQELVRAQDDLVQAGKLSALGTMSASISHELNQPLAAIRSYAENAEVLLDHQRTDDARGNLKLISELTGRMASIIAHLRAFARRDRHAPESVALQPALDDALALLAKRRRSMEVELIRDLPAATLWVEAGETRLRQVLGNLLANALDALTEKGPPRKLWLSAQSTADGVNLYIRDNGPGFCLEALGRAGEPFYTTKTRTQGLGLGLAICDTLMRAFGGELSFANHKEGGALITLKLRAGAPGVSLQPSEDRSA